The Vicia villosa cultivar HV-30 ecotype Madison, WI linkage group LG1, Vvil1.0, whole genome shotgun sequence genome includes a region encoding these proteins:
- the LOC131651445 gene encoding uncharacterized protein LOC131651445: MGTFSQVKKACRNLKFILVEDRLQRFAIKRKIKQRSKLLRMRAKMKKERITKVCTDLAVYVRDNVACMWESDSKVNNIARVWQNEMVAINWMRSHEGIRSGLRFAVVEDVQFVADVMGSVGLDMKPRMVEISDGVCVGWIRFENESEWKIWTELVKKLKTMVRIV, encoded by the exons ATGGGTACCTTCTCACAGGTTAAGAAAGCATGCAG aaatttgaaatttattcTGGTTGAAGATCGTTTACAGCGATTCGCCATTAAAAGGAAGATTAAACAAAGATCTAAACTACTGCGCATGAGAGCGAAGATGAAGAAAGAACGGATTACGAAGGTGTGCACTGATTTGGCTGTTTATGTACGGGACAATGTTGCATGCATGTGGGAGAGTGATAGCAAGGTGAACAACATCGCACGGGTGTGGCAGAATGAGATGGTTGCAATCAATTGGATGCGGAGTCATGAAGGAATCAGATCTGGATTGAGGTTTGCTGTTGTTGAAGATGTTCAGTTTGTAGCTGATGTTATGGGCAGTGTGGGATTGGATATGAAACCCAGAATGGTAGAGATATCCGATGGAGTGTGTGTTGGTTGGATACGCTTTGAAAATGAAAG TGAATGGAAGATCTGGACAGAGTTGGTGAAGAAACTGAAAACAATGGTTAGGATT GTTTAG
- the LOC131651517 gene encoding uncharacterized protein LOC131651517, protein MVRKSVSIGGFSGFKVNEEVSYDFLQFADDTILLGEDSWRNLWAIKSVLRGFEMIVGLKVNMSKSKLYGVGLEESFLQAASQFLLCKLGEFPFKFLALVVEEINRIQRKFLRNHTEDKKGMHWLGDGNMIPFWKVRWIRQRPLSEVFPNLYMVIPNGGVCVNSMRSWSDDRWRWQIVAGSKMANMDALNDKIELVEILVDVFPRRDVNDSVVWTLGGIGEYTVKSYYSELLNEDDMVRKDDNILEAVKMVWKSCVPSKVSIFGWRLLKNRLATRKLMVDKGIIQVELESRCVFCCLQIEEVNHFFLNCTMIRKVSEKVHCWVGIASNEGTVCPSHFGNMLANLQGSRALKRAGALWLATCWCIWNQRNDIIFNNGVPDVDEIVHKLKMHTWWWLGIGTKRKAMCNWYE, encoded by the exons ATGGTGAGAAAATCTGTTAGCATTGGAGGATTCTCAGGGTTCAAGGTGAATGAGGAAGTGTCCTATGATTTTCTGCAATTTGCTGATGACACAATATTATTGGGGGAAGACTCGTGGAGGAATTTATGGGCAATAAAATCTGTCTTGAGAGGTTTTGAAATGATTGTTGGTCTGAAAGTCAACATGAGTAAGAGTAAGTTGTATGGGGTGGGCTTAGAGGAATCGTTTTTACAGGCTGCCAGTCAGTTTCTTTTGTGTAAACTTGGAGAATTTCCTTTCAAGTTCTTAG CTTTAGTGGTGGAAGAGATTAATAGAATTCAGAGGAAGTTCTTGCGGAATCACACTGAGGATAAGAAAGGTATGCATTGG TTAGGAGATGGCAACATGATACCATTCTGGAAGGTTCGTTGGATAAGGCAAAGACCTTTGAGTGAGGTatttccaaatctgtatatggtTATTCCTAATGGTGGTGTGTGCGTGAATTCTATGAGGTCTTGGTCTGATGACCGCTGGAGATGGCAGATTGTTGCAGGCTCGAAAATGGCAAACATGGATGCTTTGAATGATAAGATAGAGTTGGTGGAAATCTTGGTTGATGTTTTTCCTAGAAGGGATGTGAATGATTCAGTCGTATGGACTTTGGGAGGAATAGGCGAGTATACGGTGAAATCTTACTATTCTGAATTGTTGAATGAAGATGATATGGTTAGGAAGGATGACAATATCTTGGAGGCTGTTAAGATGGTCTGGAAGTCGTGTGTTCCATCTAAAGTCAGCATTTTTGGCTGGAGACTATTGAAAAATCGATTGGCAACGAGGAAACTTATGGTTGATAAAGGTATAATTCAGGTTGAATTGGAAAGTAGGTGTGTGTTTTGTTGCTTGCagatagaggaagtaaatcattTTTTCCTTAATTGTACTATGATTAGGAAAGTTTCGGAGAAGGTTCATTGCTGGGTGGGGATTGCAAGTAATGAAGGAACTGTGTGTCCATCTCATTTTGGAAACATGTTGGCTAATTTGCAGGGATCACGTGCTCTTAAAAGAGCAGGGGCGTTGTGGCTAGCAACTTGTTGGTGTATTTGGAACCAGCGAAACGATATTATATTTAACAATGGTGTCCCGGATGTGGATGAGATCGTTCATAAGTTAAAAATGCACACATGGTGGTGGTTGGGGATTGGAACTAAAAGGAAAGCAATGTGTAATTGGTATGAATGA